In the Euphorbia lathyris chromosome 5, ddEupLath1.1, whole genome shotgun sequence genome, one interval contains:
- the LOC136231161 gene encoding major allergen Pru av 1-like, with translation MGVVTIEREITTSVPQVTMFNIFCPENHHLLHKSIPHASVETHEGNGGPGTIKKATFAAHPDHEFKYVKTQAEAIDKANFTIGYTIIEADPWSDKLEKITVVVKVEASSNGGSIIKSCFKYVPKANCELDEHEINANADKIMSFYKVLEN, from the exons ATGGGTGTTGTGACTATTGAGAGGGAAATTACCACTTCAGTCCCCCAAGTTACTATGTTTAACATTTTCTGCCCTGAAaaccatcatcttcttcataagAGTATCCCCCATGCCAGTGTTGAGACCCATGAAGGAAATGGAGGACCTGGAACCATCAAGAAGGCTACTTTTGCTGCTCATCCAG ATCACGAATTCAAGTATGTTAAGACACAAGCAGAAGCAATAGATAAGGCAAACTTTACGATTGGGTACACTATAATTGAAGCAGATCCATGGTCAGATAAACTTGAAAAAATAACAGTTGTGGTGAAAGTTGAAGCTTCCTCTAATGGAGGATCCATTATCAAGAGCTGCTTCAAATATGTTCCAAAGGCTAATTGTGAACTTGATGAACATGAAATCAATGCTAATGCAGACAAGATAATGAGCTTCTACAAAGTTCTTGAAAATTAA